In one window of Nicotiana tabacum cultivar K326 chromosome 12, ASM71507v2, whole genome shotgun sequence DNA:
- the LOC107795184 gene encoding uncharacterized protein LOC107795184: MISSEAAAIHYFAPENNPSSLPIDFSFMHKNLPAFQYNTFLTNNNIQNYNQASFPVQDLSTQPSCISSNSTSDESEEQQKRKQRRMVSNRESARRSRMRKQRHLDELWSQVLRLRTENQNLMNKLNQVTESHDRVIQENMQLKEEASDLRRMIIDSPFHAFSDLDTAHLKAESSNQSTT, encoded by the coding sequence ATGATTTCATCAGAGGCTGCAGCAATCCACTACTTTGCTCCAGAAAACAACCCCTCATCACTTCCCATTGATTTCAGCTTCATGCACAAAAACTTACCAGCATTCCAATACAACACattcttaacaaacaacaatATACAAAATTATAATCAGGCCTCTTTTCCTGTTCAAGACTTGAGTACACAGCCCTCTTGCATCAGCAGTAACTCGACCTCAGACGAATCGGAGGAGCAACAAAAACGAAAGCAGAGGCGAATGGTATCTAATAGGGAATCAGCTAGAAGATCAAGGATGAGGAAGCAGAGACACCTTGATGAGCTATGGTCCCAAGTTCTTCGCCTTCGAACAGAGAATCAGAATCTGATGAATAAACTAAACCAAGTCACAGAATCTCATGACAGAGTCATTCAGGAGAATATGCAGCTCAAGGAAGAGGCTTCTGACCTTCGTCGGATGATCATTGACAGTCCTTTTCATGCTTTCAGTGACCTCGACACTGCTCATCTCAAGGCTGAATCATCAAACCAATCCACTACATAG